The nucleotide window GACCTAGACCCTCGACCGGTCCGCAAAGCGATGACGGTGGTGGGCGAGCGCATCATCCACGAGCTGCGCGGCGTCGCCTGTCTGCCGCTTGAGCTGATGCCGGCTCAGCGGAAGGGCTGCGCCGTGACGCGCTCCTTCTCCAGCCGGATCGAGGATCGGGCGACGATGGAACAGGCGGTAGCGGCCCACGCGACGCGCTTGGGCGAAAAGCTGCGCCGGGGCGGGCTCGGAACGACACATATCTCGGTCTTCTATCACACGTCGGAGCACGACCGCGGCGACCCGATGCGATCGATCTCGACGACGGTCACGCTGCCCGAGGCGACGAACGACACGCTGGCGCTGATCAAGGCGGCGCGCGAGGGCGTGGCTCGGACTTGGCGCGAGGCGCCCGGCGATCGTCCGTGGCGGTTCAGCAAGGCCGGCGTCATCACCACCGACCTCAAGCTGCTGGAGGAGACCCAGCGCGCCTTGATAGGCCAGCTCGACCGTGAGCTCAGCGCGCCGCTGATGGCAGCGATGGACGAGTGCAATCGCCGCTTCGGACGTGGCGCTGTCGTGCCGGCCCGCGCTGGTCTGGAGAAGAAGCGGATCTGGTCCACGAAGTTCGAGATGCGCAGCCCGCGCTACACGACGCAGGTGAGCGAGTTGCCGACGGCGCATGCCTAAGGAAATCGCTACGTCG belongs to Methylobacterium sp. 77 and includes:
- a CDS encoding Y-family DNA polymerase, which produces MNRAIALIDGNSFYCSCERVFDPKLARVPVIVLSNNDGCAIARTAEAKALGIKMGDPWFQIRDDCKRQGVRVFSSNYTLYGDMSSRTNAVYRDFSPAVEIYSIDESFLDLSDVREDLWLELARDLRATVRAWTGIPTCVGIGPTKTLAKLANHIAKTIPDLGGVCDLSDEDERAAWLCRIHVGEVWGIGRASLAKLEAMGVDSVADLRDLDPRPVRKAMTVVGERIIHELRGVACLPLELMPAQRKGCAVTRSFSSRIEDRATMEQAVAAHATRLGEKLRRGGLGTTHISVFYHTSEHDRGDPMRSISTTVTLPEATNDTLALIKAAREGVARTWREAPGDRPWRFSKAGVITTDLKLLEETQRALIGQLDRELSAPLMAAMDECNRRFGRGAVVPARAGLEKKRIWSTKFEMRSPRYTTQVSELPTAHA